A DNA window from Oncorhynchus tshawytscha isolate Ot180627B linkage group LG13, Otsh_v2.0, whole genome shotgun sequence contains the following coding sequences:
- the LOC112266032 gene encoding C3a anaphylatoxin chemotactic receptor-like, translated as MTPNATIPFALVTSAARDDEAKVVDIDAIMNKLNIVLLTLTIVLGTTGNSVVIWVAGFKLKPTITNVWLVNLAVADLIFCLSRVLSLTKKLFFDYWPFGIFLCKFNGFFRYTNMFCSVFLLAVISMDRTLCIWHPVFTKRRRTICSARLVSAGVWAVAAILSAPHFAYRQVYLGKNNLSKCSLEDNEPKGDNSAKLALYLMRFLCGFLLPFLIILCCYILAGLGIRRTRLLGKSRPLRILVSLVCAFFLCWAPYHCLLLVKMVNSNSTLVTGGLTGATAFTYFNSCVNPLLYFCMGLDMRGSRFRQTLEGVYRRALADDRDDRNTQSNERTVHNSSGSASQPALSLK; from the coding sequence ATGACACCAAACGCCACCATTCCGTTTGCCCTCGTCACCTCAGCCGCCCGAGATGACGAAGCCAAGGTGGTGGACATCGATGCCATCATGAACAAATTAAACATTGTCCTTCTCACGCTGACCATTGTCCTGGGCACCACGGGCAACTCTGTAGTCATCTGGGTGGCAGGCTTCAAGCTCAAGCCCACCATCACCAATGTGTGGCTGGTCAACCTGGCCGTGGCCGACCTCATCTTCTGCCTGAGCCGTGTGCTCTCGCTGACCAAGAAGCTCTTCTTCGACTACTGGCCGTTCGGCATCTTCTTATGCAAGTTCAACGGCTTCTTCAGGTATACCAACATGTTCTGCAGTGTGTTCCTACTCGCCGTAATCAGCATGGACCGGACGCTCTGCATCTGGCACCCCGTCTTTACCAAACGGCGTAGGACAATCTGCTCCGCACGCCTGGTGAGTGCAGGCGTGTGGGCTGTGGCGGCCATTTTGAGCGCCCCCCACTTCGCCTACCGCCAGGTTTACCTCGGCAAGAATAACCTGAGCAAGTGCTCTCTGGAGGACAATGAGCCAAAAGGCGATAACAGCGCTAAGCTAGCGCTCTACCTAATGCGCTTCCTATGCGGTTTCCTGCTTCCTTTCCTCATCATCCTCTGCTGCTACATCCTGGCAGGGCTAGGCATCCGACGTACCCGCCTGTTGGGCAAGTCACGTCCACTCCGTATCTTGGTATCGCTGGTCTGTGCTTTCTTCCTGTGCTGGGCGCCCTACCACTGTCTCCTATTGGTCAAGATGGTGAACAGCAACAGTACGTTGGTGACGGGGGGGCTGACAGGGGCCACAGCCTTTACCTACTTCAACAGTTGTGTGAACCCGCTGCTGTACTTCTGTATGGGGTTGGACATGAGAGGGTCGAGGTTCAGGCAGACCTTAGAGGGGGTGTACCGGAGAGCACTAGCCGATGACAGAGATGATCGAAACACGCAGTCCAACGAGCGAACAGTGCATAATAGTTCTGGTTCTGCGTCACAACCTGCACTCAGTCTCAAGTGA